One region of Culex pipiens pallens isolate TS chromosome 2, TS_CPP_V2, whole genome shotgun sequence genomic DNA includes:
- the LOC120420360 gene encoding mediator of RNA polymerase II transcription subunit 1 isoform X3, protein MNVMNNSSGDEEQAECPLCMEPLEVDDLNFYPCTCGYQICRFCWHRIRTDENELCPACRKAYPENPADFTPLSQEQIAAFKAEKRQRDQQRKAKISENRKHLANVRVVQKNLVFVVGLPPRLADPEILKKHEYFGKYGKIHKVVINPSTTYAGGPSASAYVTYINNNDALKAIQSVNNIMIDGRLIKTSLGTTKYCSHFMKNQSCPKPDCMYLHELGDQEASFTKEEMHQGKHQEYEKRLHDTMQAQLGLTPSSGGTGTSNGTTAPLAASNGSASGGVGNGNVSGGGGGTGTTTNGIIANGTAGGGGSGKTGGSNKENGSTRKHEKSRSKGGRKHRNNGRDGADRGGDRLGKDGGGKQNSNRHGKDSTIAGASAAGSRTTSSGSASSVAATVPSSLVNGKTSVAAIVAGASAATNAASAAAAVAGTEPALTNGDAEKEVPSKKALLINGLNGNGVKSVHLNDLLDDDDDDELDFEDLDNDALSSDNDGKTDTPSLSSSGSSHAGGDSGSTLSETPSGKSSPSAFPDPMTGAGAVNNVITTGSTTTAPTTSTSSSISPPSAEEVPPVDSTAAVAAMTNVPSSSSPAITNGISSSSSSILSSLASDDKQQASSEHVIPSSASLFGQDGSNMTTTTAPMSTGSKQQQPLNGMAKINSVLDNATSRFSKLGFFDDNSSFFSHSTFDPYSFTAAAANKLDQAPSTNLDGIQSSGLTSSQLPDLLSGTNDTNEQHTKEILKNLGNLQQQQHQQQQQQQQHHLLNNVHLQQQLNGLGLGNASNGGVDGLAGLGTGNTDDWEAAFSKYVMRSKLDVEHHEELMRMQELQKRNLINTGLSSTQFNGFNGEYSDYFHNTNELNSRLLSQQQQQAHQRLQQQQQQQQHTDMSHIYAGNMSKFFDFHKSQQQAAQQQQQSQPPAGAGPQPPFLQHNGHSALGAADPMSNIANLLENSRLNSHFLEQHTNGLLGPQLQKQRMLNGQLNAHSILLNGASPQQQQQQQQQQQYPQQPNPVVDDDLGFDPFFETQKALAELINDEINQQQINPQNASPAAAAAAAAAAAAAAANHNHKLLENVQRTRMPPPGFNHMNAFGFGVPRAQVSGSKILPFMNLANNAQQQQQQQPGQANWGQQLQQQQQQQFMGFPNEQTHLGQSQPQNGHNKAGYGNNFPDWTSFDPAIVSFRQFSFMNGPNQQQPQPPPQQPGDLFLSAQQQNMQQPGQGFGHHGINLQQQQQPGNPQAQVNFSASHWLNSEQSAYMSHLALNGFGAGPAAGPTGGNGFDKFSIPMPPGFQAAAAAAAAVNKQKAECIN, encoded by the exons ATGAACGTGATGAACAACAGTAGCGGGGACGAGGAACAGGCCGAGTGCCCACTGTGCATGGAACCGCTAGAAGTAGATGACCTCAACTTCTACCCGTGTACATGTGGCTACCAG ATCTGCCGGTTCTGCTGGCACCGGATCCGCACCGACGAGAACGAGCTGTGCCCGGCGTGCCGGAAGGCGTACCCGGAGAACCCGGCCGACTTCACGCCCCTGTCGCAGGAGCAGATTGCGGCGTTCAAGGCGGAGAAGCGGCAACGGGACCAGCAGCGGAAGGCGAAAATCTCCGAAAACCGGAAGCACCTGGCGAACGTGCGGGTGGTGCAGAAGAACCTGGTCTTTGTCGTCGGGCTGCCGCCGAGACTGGCCGACCCCGAGATCCTGAAAAAGCACGAATACTTTGGAAAGTACGGCAAGATCCATAAAGTTGTAATCAATCCTAGTACAACGTACGCAGGA GGCCCGTCGGCGTCCGCGTACGTAACGTACATTAACAACAACGACGCGCTGAAGGCCATTCAGAGCGTCAACAACATTATGATCGACGGGCGGCTGATCAAGACGAGCTTAGGTACGACCAAGTACTGTAGTCACTTCATGAAGAACCAGTCGTGTCCGAAGCCGGACTGCATGTATCTGCACGAGCTGGGCGACCAGGAGGCTAGCTTTACGAAGGAG GAGATGCACCAGGGCAAGCATCAGGAGTACGAGAAGCGACTCCACGATACGATGCAGGCGCAGCTCGGCCTAACGCCGTCGTCCGGCGGTACGGGAACGTCCAACGGAACGACGGCGCCGCTGGCCGCGTCCAATGGCAGCGCCAGTGGTGGTGTCGGGAATGGCAACgtcagcggcggcggcggcggaacCGGCACCACCACGAACGGTATTATTGCAAACGGTACGGCGGGCGGAGGCGGCAGTGGCAAAACAG GAGGCAGCAACAAGGAGAATGGTAGCACGCGGAAGCACGAAAAATCCCGGTCTAAGGGTGGTCGGAAACACCGGAACAATGGCCGGGACGGAGCGGACCGCGGTGGGGACCGACTTGGCAAAGACGGCGGCGGCAAGCAGAATTCCAACCGGCATGGCAAGGATAGTACAATTGCGGGGGCGTCAGCGGCGGGTAGCAGGACGACGTCGTCGGGTTCGGCGTCGAGTGTCGCGGCAACGGTGCCGAGTTCACTGGTGAACGGTAAGACTTCGGTGGCGGCCATTGTGGCCGGGGCTAGTGCCGCAACGAACGCTGCAAGTGCCGCAGCTGCAGTGGCCGGAACGGAACCTGCGCTAACGAACGGTGACGCTGAGAAGGAGGTCCCGAGCAAGAAGGCACTGCTGATCAACGGGTTGAACGGCAACGGGGTTAAATCGGTGCACCTGAACGATCtgctggacgacgacgacgatgacgagctGGACTTTGAGGATCTGGACAACGATGCGCTTTCGTCGGACAACGATGGCAAAACGGACACACCCTCGCTGAGCAGCAGTGGCTCGTCGCACGCCGGCGGAGACAGTGGCAGCACGCTGAGCGAAACGCCCAGTGGTAAGAGCTCGCCCAGTGCATTCCCCGACCCGATGACCGGAGCCGGTGCTGTGAACAATGTGATAACGACTGGTAGCACCACAACGGCGCCTACCACTAGTACCAGTAGCAGCATCAGCCCACCATCGGCCGAGGAGGTGCCACCTGTCGATTCCACCGCCGCAGTCGCAGCCATGACGAATGTCCCCAGCAGTAGCAGCCCCGCCATCACCAATGGTATTAGTAGCAGTAGTAGCAGCATTCTCTCCTCCCTTGCATCGGACGACAAACAGCAGGCTAGTTCCGAGCACGTGATACCGTCGTCCGCGTCCCTGTTTGGCCAGGATGGCTCCAACATGACCACTACGACCGCTCCGATGTCCACGGGAAGCAAACAACAGCAACCGCTCAACGGCATGGCCAAGATCAACAGCGTGCTCGACAACGCCACGTCGCGGTTCTCCAAGCTGGGTTTCTTCGATGACAACAGCAGCTTCTTCTCGCACAGCACGTTCGATCCGTACAGtttcaccgccgccgccgccaacaAGCTGGACCAGGCGCCCAGCACCAATCTGGATGGAATCCAGTCGAGTGGACTGACGTCCTCTCAGCTGCCGGATCTCCTCAGCGGTACCAACGATACCAACGAGCAGCACACAAAGGAGATCCTCAAAAACCTGGGCAATCTTCAGCAACAGCAgcatcagcaacaacaacaacagcaacagcatcACCTGCTCAACAACGTACACCTGCAGCAACAGCTGAACGGGCTCGGTCTGGGCAACGCCAGCAACGGTGGCGTCGATGGCCTCGCAGGTCTGGGCACCGGCAATACCGACGACTGGGAGGCCGCATTCAGCAAGTACGTTATGCGCTCCAAACTGGACGTTGAACATCACGAGGAACTGATGCGCATGCAGGAACTGCAGAAGCGAAACCTCATCAACACCGGACTGAGCTCGACCCAATTCAATGGCTTTAACGGAGAATACTCCGACTACTTTCACAACACGAACGAGCTAAACAGCAGGTTACTGagccaacaacagcagcaagctCACCAACGTttacagcaacagcagcagcagcaacaacacacCGACATGAGCCACATCTACGCCGGCAACATGTCCAAGTTCTTCGACTTTCACAAAAGCCAACAACAGGccgcgcagcagcagcagcaaagccAACCACCGGCCGGGGCCGGCCCGCAGCCACCTTTCCTGCAGCACAACGGACACTCGGCGCTCGGGGCAGCGGATCCGATGAGCAACATCGCCAATCTGCTCGAAAACAGCCGGTTAAACTCCCACTTCCTAGAACAACACACCAATG GTTTGCTAGGGCCACAGCTGCAGAAGCAGCGCATGCTCAACGGCCAGCTGAATGCTCATAGTATCCTGTTGAACGGGGCTAgtccacagcagcagcagcaacaacagcaacagcagcagtatCCGCAGCAGCCGAATCCAGTCGTAGACGACGATTTGG GCTTCGATCCGTTCTTCGAGACACAGAAGGCCCTGGCCGAGCTGATCAACGACGAGATCAACCAGCAGCAGATCAACCCACAGAACGCGTCCCCGGCGGCGGCAGCGGCAGcggctgcagcagcagcagcggccgcggCCAACCACAACCACAAACTGCTGGAGAATGTCCAGCGGACTCGGATGCCGCCGCCGGGCTTCAACCACATGAACGCGTTCGGATTTGGCGTCCCGAGGGCGCAAG TTTCAGGCAGCAAAATCCTACCCTTCATGAACCTAGCAAACAatgcacagcagcagcagcagcaacagcccgGGCAGGCTAACTGGGGCCAGcagttgcagcagcagcaacagcagcaattTATGGGATTCCCGAATGAGCAGACTCATTTGGGCCAGTCCCAGCCGCAGAACGGACACAACAAAGCCG GCTACGGCAACAACTTCCCCGACTGGACCTCGTTCGATCCAGCTATCGTCTCGTTTCGTCAATTTTCCTTCATGAACGGTCCCAACCAGCAGCAGCCGCAGCCACCACCGCAGCAACCCGGAGATCTCTTCCTCTCAGCACAGCAGCAGAACATGCAGCAACCCGGACAAG GATTTGGACATCACGGCATCAAcctgcagcagcaacagcagccggGCAATCCGCAAGCACAG GTCAACTTTTCCGCGTCACACTGGCTCAACAGCGAACAGAGCGCCTACATGAGCCACCTGGCCCTCAACGGATTCGGGGCGGGACCGGCAGCGGGTCCGACCGGCGGAAACGGGTTCGACAAGTTCAGCATCCCGATGCCACCGGGTTTCCAGGCGGCGgccgcggcagcagcagcagtcaacAAGCAAAAGGCCGAATGCATCAACTAA
- the LOC120420360 gene encoding putative mediator of RNA polymerase II transcription subunit 26 isoform X1 — protein MNVMNNSSGDEEQAECPLCMEPLEVDDLNFYPCTCGYQICRFCWHRIRTDENELCPACRKAYPENPADFTPLSQEQIAAFKAEKRQRDQQRKAKISENRKHLANVRVVQKNLVFVVGLPPRLADPEILKKHEYFGKYGKIHKVVINPSTTYAGGPSASAYVTYINNNDALKAIQSVNNIMIDGRLIKTSLGTTKYCSHFMKNQSCPKPDCMYLHELGDQEASFTKEEMHQGKHQEYEKRLHDTMQAQLGLTPSSGGTGTSNGTTAPLAASNGSASGGVGNGNVSGGGGGTGTTTNGIIANGTAGGGGSGKTGDSKHISDITNGPIQCKEAWPSLSTSPIDGSTHGGGGSNKENKINGKTGGSNKENGSTRKHEKSRSKGGRKHRNNGRDGADRGGDRLGKDGGGKQNSNRHGKDSTIAGASAAGSRTTSSGSASSVAATVPSSLVNGKTSVAAIVAGASAATNAASAAAAVAGTEPALTNGDAEKEVPSKKALLINGLNGNGVKSVHLNDLLDDDDDDELDFEDLDNDALSSDNDGKTDTPSLSSSGSSHAGGDSGSTLSETPSGKSSPSAFPDPMTGAGAVNNVITTGSTTTAPTTSTSSSISPPSAEEVPPVDSTAAVAAMTNVPSSSSPAITNGISSSSSSILSSLASDDKQQASSEHVIPSSASLFGQDGSNMTTTTAPMSTGSKQQQPLNGMAKINSVLDNATSRFSKLGFFDDNSSFFSHSTFDPYSFTAAAANKLDQAPSTNLDGIQSSGLTSSQLPDLLSGTNDTNEQHTKEILKNLGNLQQQQHQQQQQQQQHHLLNNVHLQQQLNGLGLGNASNGGVDGLAGLGTGNTDDWEAAFSKYVMRSKLDVEHHEELMRMQELQKRNLINTGLSSTQFNGFNGEYSDYFHNTNELNSRLLSQQQQQAHQRLQQQQQQQQHTDMSHIYAGNMSKFFDFHKSQQQAAQQQQQSQPPAGAGPQPPFLQHNGHSALGAADPMSNIANLLENSRLNSHFLEQHTNGLLGPQLQKQRMLNGQLNAHSILLNGASPQQQQQQQQQQQYPQQPNPVVDDDLGFDPFFETQKALAELINDEINQQQINPQNASPAAAAAAAAAAAAAAANHNHKLLENVQRTRMPPPGFNHMNAFGFGVPRAQVSGSKILPFMNLANNAQQQQQQQPGQANWGQQLQQQQQQQFMGFPNEQTHLGQSQPQNGHNKAGYGNNFPDWTSFDPAIVSFRQFSFMNGPNQQQPQPPPQQPGDLFLSAQQQNMQQPGQGFGHHGINLQQQQQPGNPQAQVNFSASHWLNSEQSAYMSHLALNGFGAGPAAGPTGGNGFDKFSIPMPPGFQAAAAAAAAVNKQKAECIN, from the exons ATGAACGTGATGAACAACAGTAGCGGGGACGAGGAACAGGCCGAGTGCCCACTGTGCATGGAACCGCTAGAAGTAGATGACCTCAACTTCTACCCGTGTACATGTGGCTACCAG ATCTGCCGGTTCTGCTGGCACCGGATCCGCACCGACGAGAACGAGCTGTGCCCGGCGTGCCGGAAGGCGTACCCGGAGAACCCGGCCGACTTCACGCCCCTGTCGCAGGAGCAGATTGCGGCGTTCAAGGCGGAGAAGCGGCAACGGGACCAGCAGCGGAAGGCGAAAATCTCCGAAAACCGGAAGCACCTGGCGAACGTGCGGGTGGTGCAGAAGAACCTGGTCTTTGTCGTCGGGCTGCCGCCGAGACTGGCCGACCCCGAGATCCTGAAAAAGCACGAATACTTTGGAAAGTACGGCAAGATCCATAAAGTTGTAATCAATCCTAGTACAACGTACGCAGGA GGCCCGTCGGCGTCCGCGTACGTAACGTACATTAACAACAACGACGCGCTGAAGGCCATTCAGAGCGTCAACAACATTATGATCGACGGGCGGCTGATCAAGACGAGCTTAGGTACGACCAAGTACTGTAGTCACTTCATGAAGAACCAGTCGTGTCCGAAGCCGGACTGCATGTATCTGCACGAGCTGGGCGACCAGGAGGCTAGCTTTACGAAGGAG GAGATGCACCAGGGCAAGCATCAGGAGTACGAGAAGCGACTCCACGATACGATGCAGGCGCAGCTCGGCCTAACGCCGTCGTCCGGCGGTACGGGAACGTCCAACGGAACGACGGCGCCGCTGGCCGCGTCCAATGGCAGCGCCAGTGGTGGTGTCGGGAATGGCAACgtcagcggcggcggcggcggaacCGGCACCACCACGAACGGTATTATTGCAAACGGTACGGCGGGCGGAGGCGGCAGTGGCAAAACAGGTGATTCTAAACATATAAGCGACATAACCAATGGACCAATCCAATGCAAAGAAGCGTGGCCAAGCTTATCCACTTCGCCGATCGACGGTAGCACTCATGGAGGCGGCGGTAGCAATAAGGAGAATAAGATTAACGGTAAAACAG GAGGCAGCAACAAGGAGAATGGTAGCACGCGGAAGCACGAAAAATCCCGGTCTAAGGGTGGTCGGAAACACCGGAACAATGGCCGGGACGGAGCGGACCGCGGTGGGGACCGACTTGGCAAAGACGGCGGCGGCAAGCAGAATTCCAACCGGCATGGCAAGGATAGTACAATTGCGGGGGCGTCAGCGGCGGGTAGCAGGACGACGTCGTCGGGTTCGGCGTCGAGTGTCGCGGCAACGGTGCCGAGTTCACTGGTGAACGGTAAGACTTCGGTGGCGGCCATTGTGGCCGGGGCTAGTGCCGCAACGAACGCTGCAAGTGCCGCAGCTGCAGTGGCCGGAACGGAACCTGCGCTAACGAACGGTGACGCTGAGAAGGAGGTCCCGAGCAAGAAGGCACTGCTGATCAACGGGTTGAACGGCAACGGGGTTAAATCGGTGCACCTGAACGATCtgctggacgacgacgacgatgacgagctGGACTTTGAGGATCTGGACAACGATGCGCTTTCGTCGGACAACGATGGCAAAACGGACACACCCTCGCTGAGCAGCAGTGGCTCGTCGCACGCCGGCGGAGACAGTGGCAGCACGCTGAGCGAAACGCCCAGTGGTAAGAGCTCGCCCAGTGCATTCCCCGACCCGATGACCGGAGCCGGTGCTGTGAACAATGTGATAACGACTGGTAGCACCACAACGGCGCCTACCACTAGTACCAGTAGCAGCATCAGCCCACCATCGGCCGAGGAGGTGCCACCTGTCGATTCCACCGCCGCAGTCGCAGCCATGACGAATGTCCCCAGCAGTAGCAGCCCCGCCATCACCAATGGTATTAGTAGCAGTAGTAGCAGCATTCTCTCCTCCCTTGCATCGGACGACAAACAGCAGGCTAGTTCCGAGCACGTGATACCGTCGTCCGCGTCCCTGTTTGGCCAGGATGGCTCCAACATGACCACTACGACCGCTCCGATGTCCACGGGAAGCAAACAACAGCAACCGCTCAACGGCATGGCCAAGATCAACAGCGTGCTCGACAACGCCACGTCGCGGTTCTCCAAGCTGGGTTTCTTCGATGACAACAGCAGCTTCTTCTCGCACAGCACGTTCGATCCGTACAGtttcaccgccgccgccgccaacaAGCTGGACCAGGCGCCCAGCACCAATCTGGATGGAATCCAGTCGAGTGGACTGACGTCCTCTCAGCTGCCGGATCTCCTCAGCGGTACCAACGATACCAACGAGCAGCACACAAAGGAGATCCTCAAAAACCTGGGCAATCTTCAGCAACAGCAgcatcagcaacaacaacaacagcaacagcatcACCTGCTCAACAACGTACACCTGCAGCAACAGCTGAACGGGCTCGGTCTGGGCAACGCCAGCAACGGTGGCGTCGATGGCCTCGCAGGTCTGGGCACCGGCAATACCGACGACTGGGAGGCCGCATTCAGCAAGTACGTTATGCGCTCCAAACTGGACGTTGAACATCACGAGGAACTGATGCGCATGCAGGAACTGCAGAAGCGAAACCTCATCAACACCGGACTGAGCTCGACCCAATTCAATGGCTTTAACGGAGAATACTCCGACTACTTTCACAACACGAACGAGCTAAACAGCAGGTTACTGagccaacaacagcagcaagctCACCAACGTttacagcaacagcagcagcagcaacaacacacCGACATGAGCCACATCTACGCCGGCAACATGTCCAAGTTCTTCGACTTTCACAAAAGCCAACAACAGGccgcgcagcagcagcagcaaagccAACCACCGGCCGGGGCCGGCCCGCAGCCACCTTTCCTGCAGCACAACGGACACTCGGCGCTCGGGGCAGCGGATCCGATGAGCAACATCGCCAATCTGCTCGAAAACAGCCGGTTAAACTCCCACTTCCTAGAACAACACACCAATG GTTTGCTAGGGCCACAGCTGCAGAAGCAGCGCATGCTCAACGGCCAGCTGAATGCTCATAGTATCCTGTTGAACGGGGCTAgtccacagcagcagcagcaacaacagcaacagcagcagtatCCGCAGCAGCCGAATCCAGTCGTAGACGACGATTTGG GCTTCGATCCGTTCTTCGAGACACAGAAGGCCCTGGCCGAGCTGATCAACGACGAGATCAACCAGCAGCAGATCAACCCACAGAACGCGTCCCCGGCGGCGGCAGCGGCAGcggctgcagcagcagcagcggccgcggCCAACCACAACCACAAACTGCTGGAGAATGTCCAGCGGACTCGGATGCCGCCGCCGGGCTTCAACCACATGAACGCGTTCGGATTTGGCGTCCCGAGGGCGCAAG TTTCAGGCAGCAAAATCCTACCCTTCATGAACCTAGCAAACAatgcacagcagcagcagcagcaacagcccgGGCAGGCTAACTGGGGCCAGcagttgcagcagcagcaacagcagcaattTATGGGATTCCCGAATGAGCAGACTCATTTGGGCCAGTCCCAGCCGCAGAACGGACACAACAAAGCCG GCTACGGCAACAACTTCCCCGACTGGACCTCGTTCGATCCAGCTATCGTCTCGTTTCGTCAATTTTCCTTCATGAACGGTCCCAACCAGCAGCAGCCGCAGCCACCACCGCAGCAACCCGGAGATCTCTTCCTCTCAGCACAGCAGCAGAACATGCAGCAACCCGGACAAG GATTTGGACATCACGGCATCAAcctgcagcagcaacagcagccggGCAATCCGCAAGCACAG GTCAACTTTTCCGCGTCACACTGGCTCAACAGCGAACAGAGCGCCTACATGAGCCACCTGGCCCTCAACGGATTCGGGGCGGGACCGGCAGCGGGTCCGACCGGCGGAAACGGGTTCGACAAGTTCAGCATCCCGATGCCACCGGGTTTCCAGGCGGCGgccgcggcagcagcagcagtcaacAAGCAAAAGGCCGAATGCATCAACTAA